A window from Dermacentor albipictus isolate Rhodes 1998 colony chromosome 10, USDA_Dalb.pri_finalv2, whole genome shotgun sequence encodes these proteins:
- the LOC135904168 gene encoding uncharacterized protein: MAWFSKKDQGTTLTGFARILANADAAVFGSVDDVLAIFKTIDKEFSKGSTTRVSAICTFEAESSCWAVDRQLAWNTLLNHRGVEMIQLQKGRLHFRSLNIDPEDLTATGDVKFLCLYLWLLRQHRCISGVVLSIPVLAPRHAGLFVSLLRLTNYVEKCEIHGSDPLKGQSLAKAEPRANTLDYLYLLRELGLSAVHLMDNDVTILARLVERNKCLNALVLIDVEMSVQAFAQLVAKVVKHKKLEDLRIKMTAMEDEPLFNKTLRLIGQSCTIRRLYVHVDRGLSSLLQGLLKNTSLRELTLEPTINDAKVLCALANFLEKRKTCKHLKACLNTSEFVTVSRALDDMQRIVGKSSLRTLVLSGSTVAPLAARRLADGVAVSKTLKELHLDGCQLTCADVLSFVVAIERCAAFGQFKELNVGTLLGKEHEQRDLFRNIVMAGVSDKITLVSNDCLVAPLCEALKTNITLVNVSLSYGKATEIDPLLYVLRNTVGTLRNLCIDTPQVLGSVGGRFLAHIIRKGDSLKVVRLRCRTETSVSIHILKALAESRSVALLTIERWDLSESVGCAFADMLRQNRSLNRLEFYWSDADSYVFFKRHLKRGLKVNASVSVVKMYQGQQRDEVALCRFGTLQSLHKNAMILAWVTDVILRDGMCLEAAAAAAFFKVCDAPLDLFQRTADFSPRTATNRVRMARMATRTQYYALLSAFGDGLEYNLTPLGRALFQNMLYSMRDDVLSAMGLQADLYG; encoded by the exons ATGGCTTGGTTCTCAAAG AAAGACCAAGGCACCACACTTACCGGTTTCGCCAGAATCCTCGCTAATGCAGATGCTGCTGTTTTCGGCAGTGTGGACGATGTCCTCGCCATCTTTAAGACCATTGACAAGGAGTTCTCCAAAGGCAGCACCACCCGTGTCAGTGCCATCTGCACATTCGAAGCAGAGTCTTCGTGCTGGGCGGTCGATCGTCAGCTAGCTTGGAACACCTTGTTGAACCATCGCGGCGTTGAAATGATCCAGCTGCAGAAAGGCAGGCTTCACTTTCGTTCGTTGAACATTGATCCAGAGGACTTGACGGCGACTGGTGACGTCAAGTTCCTCTGTCTGTACCTGTGGCTTCTGAGACAGCATCGGTGCATCTCTGGAGTCGTCCTGTCGATTCCTGTCCTGGCACCGAGGCATGCGGGTCTGTTCGTGTCACTGCTGAGGCTCACGAATTACGTGGAAAAGTGTGAGATACACGGCAGCGATCCACTCAAAGGACAATCTCTCGCAAAGGCCGAGCCGAGGGCAAACACTCTAGACTACTTATATCTGCTGAGAGAGCTGGGACTGTCTGCGGTCCACTTGATGGATAATGACGTCACCATCCTGGCCCGTCTTGTGGAACGAAACAAGTGTCTCAATGCCCTCGTCCTTATCGACGTAGAGATGAGCGTGCAGGCCTTCGCCCAGCTCGTCGCCAAGGTGGTGAAACACAAGAAACTGGAAGACTTGCGCATTAAGATGACCGCCATGGAAGACGAGCCATTGTTCAACAAAACCCTGAGACTAATTGGCCAATCATGCACCATCAGGAGGCTGTACGTCCACGTCGACCGCGGCTTGTCAAGCCTGCTGCAGGGTCTCCTCAAAAACACGTCCTTGAGAGAACTTACCCTGGAGCCGACGATCAACGACGCGAAAGTGCTTTGCGCGCTGGCTAACTTTCTCGAGAAACGGAAGACTTGCAAACACCTGAAGGCTTGCCTCAATACCAGCGAGTTTGTGACCGTGTCTCGCGCGCTAGACGACATGCAACGAATCGTCGGCAAGAGTTCGCTGCGCACCTTGGTGCTTTCGGGATCGACGGTCGCGCCTCTAGCTGCACGTCGGCTCGCCGATGGAGTCGCGGTGAGCAAAACGCTGAAGGAGCTACATCTGGACGGCTGCCAGCTCACATGCGCCGACGTCCTGTCCTTCGTGGTGGCCATCGAACGGTGCGCGGCATTCGGTCAATTCAAAGAACTAAACGTGGGCACACTGCTTGGGAAAGAGCACGAGCAGCGCGACCTTTTCAGGAACATAGTGATGGCAGGCGTCAGCGACAAGATCACGCTCGTCTCTAATGACTGCCTCGTGGCGCCCTTGTGCGAAGCGCTGAAAACGAACATAACACTTGTCAATGTTTCTCTCTCCTATGGAAAAGCTACGGAGATTGACCCTCTTCTGTATGTCCTAAGAAACACGGTGGGGACATTGAGGAACCTGTGCATCGACACTCCTCAA GTACTCGGTAGCGTGGGCGGCCGGTTCCTAGCTCACATCATCCGGAAAGGCGACTCGCTCAAGGTTGTCCGACTGCGCTGCCGAACCGAAACGAGCGTGTCCATTCATATCCTCAAGGCTTTGGCGGAGTCCAGGAGCGTGGCCCTTCTAACAATCGAGCGTTGGGACCTTTCCGAGAGCGTCGGATGTGCCTTCGCGGACATGTTGCGCCAGAACCGCAGCTTGAACCGTCTCGAGTTTTACTGGAGTGATGCCGACTCTTATGTGTTCTTCAAGAGGCACCTGAAGAGGGGTCTCAAGGTCAACGCGTCTGTGTCGGTCGTGAAGATGTACCAGGGCCAGCAGCGTGACGAAGTGGCATTATGCCGCTTTGGCACACTGCAGTCTCTCCACAAGAACGCGATGATACTGGCTTGGGTCACGGACGTCATCCTGAGGGACGGAATGTGTCTTGAGGCTGCCGCGGCCGCTGCCTTCTTTAAGGTTTGCGATGCGCCTCTGGATCTGTTTCAGCGGACAGCCGATTTCTCGCCCCGTACGGCTACGAATCGCGTACGCATGGCTCGCATGGCGACGAGGACGCAGTACTATGCCTTGCTTTCTGCGTTTGGCGATGGGCTCGAGTATAATTTGACGCCTCTCGGACGAGCTCTCTTTCAGAATATGCTTTATTCTATGCGTGACGACGTCTTGAGCGCCATGGGTCTTCAAGCCGACCTCTACGGATAG